One genomic segment of Trichococcus shcherbakoviae includes these proteins:
- a CDS encoding aldo/keto reductase family protein produces the protein MKYRNLGKSGLRVSEIALGSWLTYGKSVADQTAEECIRTAYDAGINFFDTANVYEKGAAETVLGKVLKDYRRSSLVVASKVYFPMGDGPNDRGLSRKHIIESCDASLKRLDMDYLDLYQCHRYDPSVPMEETLWALDDLQRQGKILYAGVSEWPADKIQEAHQIAKQHNFRPLVSNQPIYNMIERYIEVDVLPVSVANGMGQVVFSPLGQGILTGKYKSGQQVPEGSRAANSKLNSTMQKYLENESLLEAIGEIEAIAHELEITMPQLALAWILRQPGVSSAIIGASRPEQIEDNIKSVDIELTDELLLGINQILLKVSSFKPRS, from the coding sequence ATGAAATACAGGAATCTAGGGAAAAGTGGTTTGCGCGTCAGCGAAATCGCACTGGGCAGTTGGTTGACGTACGGAAAATCGGTAGCGGATCAGACAGCGGAGGAATGCATCCGGACCGCGTATGATGCAGGCATCAACTTTTTCGACACAGCCAACGTTTATGAAAAGGGTGCTGCTGAGACTGTGCTCGGAAAAGTGCTGAAGGACTATCGGCGCTCCAGTTTGGTCGTCGCCAGCAAAGTCTATTTCCCGATGGGTGACGGCCCGAACGACAGGGGCTTGTCGCGCAAGCACATCATCGAATCCTGCGACGCCAGCCTGAAACGCTTGGATATGGATTATCTGGACCTTTACCAATGTCACCGTTACGATCCGAGCGTACCGATGGAGGAAACGCTCTGGGCGCTCGATGATCTGCAGCGTCAAGGAAAGATCCTTTATGCCGGCGTCAGCGAATGGCCAGCCGACAAAATCCAGGAAGCCCACCAGATCGCAAAACAGCATAATTTCCGGCCGCTCGTTTCCAACCAACCGATTTACAATATGATTGAGCGCTACATCGAGGTCGATGTGTTGCCCGTCTCCGTCGCCAATGGCATGGGGCAAGTGGTCTTTTCCCCATTGGGACAAGGCATCCTGACCGGAAAGTACAAATCCGGCCAACAAGTTCCGGAAGGCAGCCGCGCCGCCAACAGCAAGCTGAACAGCACGATGCAAAAATATCTGGAAAACGAGTCCCTGTTGGAAGCCATCGGGGAAATCGAAGCCATCGCCCATGAATTGGAAATAACCATGCCGCAACTGGCCTTGGCCTGGATTCTGCGCCAACCCGGCGTCAGCTCCGCCATCATCGGCGCCAGCCGTCCGGAACAGATCGAGGATAACATCAAGTCGGTGGATATCGAATTGACGGACGAACTGCTGCTTGGCATCAACCAAATTTTATTGAAAGTGAGCAGCTTCAAACCGAGAAGTTGA